TTTTAAAATCTGATTAAGCAGATCTTTAACTATTTCTTCTCTGCCTCGCGCCTCCATTGCATCCGTACTTAAAAACAGCTTTATACCCATTCCTTCTTTTATATCAGCAGGCAAGTTTTCTCGCGGCCATATAATTTTTTGCTTATCATCGGTTTGGATAACCGCCTGCTCATTTTCAAAGCAATCAACCACACCCTTAATAAAAGGTCGATTGTCTGATTCAAAAGCATCATTATTTTTTTTATTGCTAAGATCATTTTTCATTGAATCTAAGCTCCCTTCTTAACTTTAACAATAACAGATTTTGATTTTCTGGCTTTTGGTATTATAATAGTCAAAACTCCATCCTTTAGGGCAGCATCAATTTTATCTGTCCTTACTTCTACTGGTAAAATAATTGAACGGGAGAAGCCGCCCCAGTAGCACTCTTGGTAAAAATAGTTATCTTCTTTGATTTTTTCTTCTTTTTGGCGCTGACCGCGAATTGTAATCATGTCATTTTGGATGGAGATGTCTATGTCCTCTGGCTTGACTCCGGCAATGGTTGATTTAATAACAATATTATTAGCGGTCTGATAAACATCAACAGAAAGCTGGCCTTCATATTCTTCATCCATCCACTCTTCTCCTTCCTCGTCGCTCTTCGGGGGTTCGGCCGGCCCTGGAGCCGCTTGAACCGGCCCTACTGGTTCTATGTTATCTTCAATCTCCACAGGCTGCGGCTCGGGTGTGTTTTGTGACTGTTGTGGTTGTTGTGGTTGCTCGTACCCCTCTGTTTCCGATTCAACACCCGTTAGTTTTTTCCAAAAAGATTTTCTCCTTTTTATGTCACTAGGATTAGCTTGTGGCATATTATTGTCCCTTTATAGCTTTCTACCCCCGCATAGAAAGAGGCAGAGAATTAAAAATTACCATTACCATAGTATAAACTAAATTAAATGAAGAGTCAAATACAATCTTGACTTTACTATAATTTTGAGCTATTATATAGCCATAATAAACTAATTGATTTGTAGATTTGCACAGTAGAAATTTAGAAATTATGCTCGGCCTTGCCTCGCGAAATTAAGAAATCAAGGAGAAATTTTTCCCTTAATTTCTATATTTCTTAATTTTTTTATTTCTCGTATGCCGCCTTCGTCTAGTGGTTAGGACATCAGGTTTTCATCCTGGCAACAGGGGTTCGATTCCCCTAGGCGGTACCAAAGCAACCCTAAAACTAAGTTTGTTCATTGATTTTTTATCAAAGATAATATAAAACTTAAACATGCATAACTGGTCAGTTGATATCAAACAACTAAAAAAAGATAAAAACCAATATGCAATCTGGCGATTAGAGCAATTGGTTAATTTTGGTTTAGGCAAAGATAAATTAAAGCGAAGCGAACTCATAAAGTATTGGCCCAAACTTCATCTTGACCCGCAAAAAAAGAAATATCTTGCTTTTCTTCTATGGCCGCAAAAACAATCTTAACTAACAATCAAAGAAAAATTTTAGAAATAATCAGTCAAGATAATTCTTTGACTGAAAATTTTTATTTAACTGGCGGCACCGCACTGGCCGAATTTTATTTAGGCCACCGCTTATCAGAAGATTTAGACTTTTTTAGCGAAAAAGAATTTGATTCGTCTACTATCGCTGTATTTTGGCAAAAGCATCAGAAATCGTTGGGCATTAAAAAAGTCGCTTATGAACAAAGTTTTAATCGCCAGCTTTTTTTTCTAAAATTAAAAAACGAGACAATAAAAACAGAGTTCACTTATTTTCCCTTCCCTCGCGTTGAGAAAAAAAAGAAAATTAACAAATTAGACATTGACAGCTTAACAGACATTGCGGTTAATAAAATTTTTACGATTTATCAAAAGCCGCGAGCGCGTGATTTTGTTGACTTGTATTTTATCTGTTCTAAACAAGGATGGAATATTGATGATTTGGCAAGAACGGCTAAAAGCAAATTTGATTGGCATATTGATCCTCTACTTCTAGGCTCGCAATTTTTGCAGGCAACAACTGTGAAAGATTTTCCGCGAATGATAATTAAAACAGCCAATAAGGATTGGCAAGATTTTTTTAAAAAACAAGCGGAGATGATTGGTAAGACAAAAGTCATGAAAGATTAAATTATTTTATTTATGCTAATTTTAGGTATCGAAACATCCTGCGACGAAACAGCAGCCGCGTTAGTTAGATTTGACCGCGGTCGTTTTGATATTATATCAAACATCGTTTCTTCGCAAGTTAAAATCCACTCCAAATATGGGGGCATTGTGCCAGAAGTGGCGGCGAGGAATCACGTTGTTAACATAATTCCTGTCGTTGAACAAGCTCTTGAGGAATTTAAGGGCGAGGTGACTATAAAAAGGTTGAAAGAAACAAGACCTTCGGCAAGCTCCCATTCGGGCCTGAGGGCCTCAGGGCCTCGAACGGCAGGTTCTGTCGAAAACAAGAAACAAGAAACAAAGGGCGCGAATGACTTAATTGACGCTATTGCGGTGACTAATGGACCTGGACTGATTACTTCACTTTTAGTGGGCGTTGAGACGGCGAAGGCATTGGCGTACGCGTGGGACAAGCCATTGATTGCAATCAATCATTTAGAGGGACATATTTATTCTGTGATGAAAATACGAGATTATGAAAATATGAAAATAAACGACTTTAATTTTCCGGCACTGGCGCTGATTGTGAGCGGAGGGCATACGCAGTTGGTTTTGATGACGGATTATGGGAGATATAGAATAATTGGCGAGACGCGTGATGATGCGGCTGGGGAGGCGTTTGATAAAGTGGCGAAGTTACTTGGGCTTGGATATCC
This genomic interval from Patescibacteria group bacterium contains the following:
- a CDS encoding DUF3006 domain-containing protein, whose translation is MKNDLSNKKNNDAFESDNRPFIKGVVDCFENEQAVIQTDDKQKIIWPRENLPADIKEGMGIKLFLSTDAMEARGREEIVKDLLNQILKKST
- a CDS encoding Hsp20/alpha crystallin family protein, with protein sequence MPQANPSDIKRRKSFWKKLTGVESETEGYEQPQQPQQSQNTPEPQPVEIEDNIEPVGPVQAAPGPAEPPKSDEEGEEWMDEEYEGQLSVDVYQTANNIVIKSTIAGVKPEDIDISIQNDMITIRGQRQKEEKIKEDNYFYQECYWGGFSRSIILPVEVRTDKIDAALKDGVLTIIIPKARKSKSVIVKVKKGA
- a CDS encoding nucleotidyl transferase AbiEii/AbiGii toxin family protein gives rise to the protein MAAKTILTNNQRKILEIISQDNSLTENFYLTGGTALAEFYLGHRLSEDLDFFSEKEFDSSTIAVFWQKHQKSLGIKKVAYEQSFNRQLFFLKLKNETIKTEFTYFPFPRVEKKKKINKLDIDSLTDIAVNKIFTIYQKPRARDFVDLYFICSKQGWNIDDLARTAKSKFDWHIDPLLLGSQFLQATTVKDFPRMIIKTANKDWQDFFKKQAEMIGKTKVMKD
- a CDS encoding tRNA (adenosine(37)-N6)-threonylcarbamoyltransferase complex transferase subunit TsaD; this encodes MLILGIETSCDETAAALVRFDRGRFDIISNIVSSQVKIHSKYGGIVPEVAARNHVVNIIPVVEQALEEFKGEVTIKRLKETRPSASSHSGLRASGPRTAGSVENKKQETKGANDLIDAIAVTNGPGLITSLLVGVETAKALAYAWDKPLIAINHLEGHIYSVMKIRDYENMKINDFNFPALALIVSGGHTQLVLMTDYGRYRIIGETRDDAAGEAFDKVAKLLGLGYPGGPVIAVKADECQKIGNKKQDLRQAQILSKTRNKDTKKLQITSSKYQINLPRPMIDSKDFDFSFSGLKTAVLYETRNKKQEIRNKKLGKKYISKMCAEFQQAVIDVLTAKTLKAAKKYKVKNVILAGGVSANKSLRERFKKEFGNKLLLPGPGLSTDNAVMIAMAGVRHFRERNFIELNKIKVDPNLTL